caatataaaattttgaaattaaactGTTGGAGTGCAAACTCATCCCACATCAGAAAATAAGTGATTTCTTACAGTAGACCAGAGTATGTTTCCGTTTCCCCGGTCGAGTGCCCATGCATATCCGCTTTTCTGGACTGCAACAACCACGTCCTTCCTAGTGCCGTTGGTGTTTACAGTGAGCATCATTGGCGCTTCCCCAAAATCTGCGTCCGGGTTGGGGCCCTGGGGGCAGTTCGGGATGGAAGGATCGTTGCATGCTAAGAACCACACGTCATATCCTCCAAGCTGTCTGAACCATCTGATCCGGCCCGAACCTAAGTCGAGGGCTAGAATCGAGTCGTAGTGGATGTCGGGGGCAATGCATTGGTCTGGTTGGGTCGGAACCGTCTGATTATCTTGCTTTACTTGGCAGTCTTCGACACTCTGAGGGACAGAGTAGAGATTCCCGGTGGCGATGTAGACATGGTTTCGTCGTTCATCAATGGCGGGGCTGCTGCCCCATATTGCAGCTCCAGCGTAGTCTCCTCGTCTTCCGTTGTTGTCCGGAAGCATATAAGTTTGCCATAGAACCGATCCGGTCCTGACGTCTAGCTTCGCGAAGCTTCCTCGAAACGTACAGCAGTTTTCGATGCTGGAAGCTTCTTCTAGTGATGAAACGCCCACGTAGAATGCTCTACGAGACGAAGATATATGAATTGGATTAGGATGATATTGAGCTTTAATAACtatgtgagttaatgaagagatgATAAAGTATATACTATGTCgtttccattttagtaaaTGTGTTACTTTTAATTGGATAACCCAAAAGAAAAacggtttcaattttaatatatttacagTAAAGAAATATGTCAAGAATTCATAACATAATAGCAAATTTACAGTAATTAGATGATGACAAGAATTCCGAACAGATGTACCTGTTGTAGTAAGTGCCAGACATGGTTATAAGAGCGGCAGGGTGGTTGTCGAGCTGTCGTTTCCACACGAGTTCTCCTGTAGCCCTCCGGACAGCGATAACATAAGCCGGGCCATAAATGGCGACGATGAGTTTGTCGCCAGCTACGGTGGGGGTGGCTCGAGCTAGCAAGATGGTGGAGTTAAAGGTGGTGGCATTAAGTCCGGTTAGCTTCTGCAGATTCTTCTTCCAAACAAGGGAGCCGTCAAGTTGTCTCACAGCGAAAATGTGACCGTCCCAGGTGGGGAAATATACGACACCATCATAGACCGCAGGCGTGGCTGTTATGTCGTGTCCCGCGTTGAACTTCCACTTGAGACGGAGGCGGGTGGCGGTCGAAGGGCTGATCTTCTTCTCCCCCTCTGCGTATCTGTTGTTGTAGATGTCGCCGCCGTGGTTTGCCCAGTTTGCTGCAGGGAGAGAATTCTGCAACTGCATTCAtgcaaattaaatgatttaattacCTAGAATATTTGTATGTATCACTTTGTAAGAGATAAGACTTACTGATATAGCACATTGTAACAATGAGATTACTGATATGAGGAGAGTTCTATGATTAATGTGTGCCATGGAGTTTATAGTACTTCTTAATTAATGAGTatcatattcataattatgctccaatatatacaaaattatcGATCTGCAGTGGTTGACTTTTCCTAACTAAATTGTATTATTTGCGCAGGCATTAAGCTGACAAAtgacaataatattatacttcCAAATGAAGACTCATTTAGGTAATAGGTGGCTGCTAATTCCATCCCCAACTTAACAATATGAGATttaataaaaccaaaatataataaagtacATGAACTACTAGTAAATTTATGTTTGTCTTGGGACAAATGTTATATTTGGGCTTTATTCCggttaaaatatttagagttAGGATTGGAATTTCTAAcacaataaaatttcaatcagATTAACATGGAGTACCAATTAGCCTAAAATTCGATATGCTGGACATATCCACCTTCATACTATGGTATTTTATAATGCCATAGTGATCTAGAAGCTTGGCTGCTAGATTTTGATTAGACTAATAAGTTGCAATAAAAGCTAAGCAcgtatttcttcttctcttttaaaaaaactcaaactgcaattaaaaattaattgaatactAGCATATTATTAGACCAATGCTTTAGTTTAGCTTGCACGCATACCTCCATAAACTAAGCAAAAGGGATTAACCTAGGGAGTTATAACTAGGGTAGATGTATATATTTCGTAGCTATTAAAACTCTCTTATCAAAGTCAGAGATCTTAATTATCCTGTCAACTTACACTATTTTATTTCGTTAAATTACTGGGAAGATATATTGGAATAGTAGGtggacaaattttatttcggcattttgtttattactatCGAACAATTAACTAGGTGGGTATATACAGGTCCATTTAATTAGGCCAGATATATACAAGCCCAACAGTGTCTAGATTAATTCAAACATTCATAGATTAATCCAGACATTAATTGAGTTAGTACTCTAATCATGTTAGTAAACCGAACTTATTTGCTTATGTAATCCATTATCCATGGCCCTACATTTGGAATCTCgtagtactactccctccgtccgctaTTGGGAGTCCCGGTCCCTTTTACGcacttgttttataaaaatgataataaatagttaaagttgagaaataataaagtaagagagagaatcgcaaaagtgaccgagactcctaatggcggacggaggaagtattttttaaaaataattcttattcatcgtttttaaaaaaatggaatttgtataatgtAGTTTATACGACGTGGAAAGTTTTGTTATATGCATAAAAACGACATGAAATATTAACGTTGATTAGCCTTTTGTgtgcaaaaaataattcttttttagACTAATCAACTTATAATGAAACAACCCAATAAGATATACAGATCATTTATGAATTCATCAACTCATAAAAAAGTGATAATATCATCACAAAGATTTAGGAATGCTTCAAGAATTTGAATGTAGCACATTTCAATACAAGACTTAGCCAAAGctttaaaaagtactccattaGCAGAGAAGACTTCCGAACAAGGTTGCAGGCCTTAGTGGAAACTGAAAAGCATAAAGTCGTTACTACATTAGTATATACAATTCTCTTTCCattgtttttcatatttttgaagAAACCAAGGAATCATATATATTCTACTCACCCTAAATATTGATATCCGTATATACAGAGTCCACTCTCCGATAACCCACGTGCACTATCATAATACATCcaaaatcaatcatttttctatttacttAATTAGCTCCAACTATTTCATCTCCATTTTCGATGTAATTCCATATGcaaaaatattgtttatatttcaaaaaattatttatttttaatcaattatagTACTTTTaaggcatccacaatggggctGAGGATGGACGCCCTAAGCCCCCGCCCTATGCGCTgcacatcagcattttatcctccgccccttccacctgcaatggggcggactatagctcGCCCTAAGCCCCGCtctaagtattttatttattatttgaatatttaaacactacaatatttatttttttatgtttgcaaacatatcaattagcaagaataaatataaaaacactaTAAATTAAAGGCAAATCCTattgtcaatatttattttttattttttgtgcttgcaaaaatgaaaaattgacagaattcattattgaatttagagagaaattgagatgagaaagagagtgaagtgaaaggtgtgaaatgaaataaaaaaaattggtgatatatattagaagaaaatacaaaaaaaattaaaaataaaaataaaaatgtgtgcatCCTCCGCCCTATAGTCTGCACCCCCTGCAATGGTGGACTAAGGGACAGAGGATAGGCCGGAGGATGCATCCTCCGTGTCAtagtccgcggacgatgctTAGGGCGCGGAGGATAAAATGTGTATAGTCTGTGGTGCTGCAGTGGCGAACTAAGGGACGgaggatgcatcgtccgtcgcatcctcggcccattgtggatgctcttaaaattaaattcgtTAAGCATTGAACTATCGATGTTTCAATAAGCATTTCGCTCATTggagtattttaaaattcataatttttactatCGGTTTTGAAAGTTGTGGGACACATTAGAATTTGATTAAGATTTATtgttgaaactaaaaataaaaaatatactccctccgtcctaagataagtgacttgtattcctttttggggtgtcccactataagtgacctatttccatttttagcaaaaagtcatctctcttactttattctccacctactttattctctcttctcttctctatttttccctctctcatactttactctctccactttaacttatttaaataccattccttaaatctcgtgcccaaaagaagtaggtcacttatcttgggacggagggagtaattagtTGATATAGTTTTCCTTTATTAGTTAGTATTAAGCATTTTATTTGTCTGTATTTGTGCCTATATATAAGGCCTTCTTTGTATTTTGCAATCAACACTTAGCAAAAATATAGCCCATTAAGACCATCtacaaccatttacaccaaacaccaaaaagtagttttactctaaccatttacactaaattcaaaatttacaccatttttggatttttgtctcacaaaatttttgcagtaacaccatatttg
This Salvia hispanica cultivar TCC Black 2014 unplaced genomic scaffold, UniMelb_Shisp_WGS_1.0 HiC_scaffold_169, whole genome shotgun sequence DNA region includes the following protein-coding sequences:
- the LOC125198589 gene encoding polyvinylalcohol dehydrogenase-like translates to MAHINHRTLLISVISLLQCAISLQNSLPAANWANHGGDIYNNRYAEGEKKISPSTATRLRLKWKFNAGHDITATPAVYDGVVYFPTWDGHIFAVRQLDGSLVWKKNLQKLTGLNATTFNSTILLARATPTVAGDKLIVAIYGPAYVIAVRRATGELVWKRQLDNHPAALITMSGTYYNRAFYVGVSSLEEASSIENCCTFRGSFAKLDVRTGSVLWQTYMLPDNNGRRGDYAGAAIWGSSPAIDERRNHVYIATGNLYSVPQSVEDCQVKQDNQTVPTQPDQCIAPDIHYDSILALDLGSGRIRWFRQLGGYDVWFLACNDPSIPNCPQGPNPDADFGEAPMMLTVNTNGTRKDVVVAVQKSGYAWALDRGNGNILWSTEAGPGGIGGGGIWGSATDTRRVYTNIASSNQQNFTLVPSKNVTTGGGWVAMEAGRGKVLWSTALPDKASASGPVTIANGVMFAGSTYGTGPVYAVDAASGEILWSYVTGASVYGGFAVSQGCAFVGHGYRRIPSFTAGSYLFAFCIN